One Leptolyngbya sp. SIO1E4 genomic region harbors:
- a CDS encoding TonB-dependent siderophore receptor: protein MDKGLQGWNLVAIATVISGQAFGIEAVQAGELVTDPQIEPGTGTRAPAIEHGETPIPQPIYPSTQPATTVTEWMAQIEASLVQITNVRLEDTEAGLQVILETADGELVTPTTTVSGNALIAEIPNAVLTLPDGEEFQQFEPAGGIALVQVTELPNNRVQVVITGTEAAPTAAISTTAAGLTLGLTPGVAQTGTADEPLRVVVTGEEGSRYFEPNTATATRTDTPLRDIPQSIQVVPREVLEDQQVITLGDALRNVSGVVRREQIFTGELFVVRGFTGATTLRDGFRLNDGGREGFLELSNLETIEVLKGPASILTGSVQPGGVINLVSKQPLSEPFYDLELRAGNRGLISPRIDLSGPLTADGRLRYRLNALVRREESFRGYDTDIERRFVAPTVSWQIGDRTDLTVYLEYLDAERPGDLGLIALGDEVADVPNDLVVGELDDIAREETLRVAYQFEHRFSDRWTLRNGFSFFRSDASAVNTSAISVLDETTGDVSLISTFDSGIQRTFDLQTNVVGEFNTGPIEHKVLLGVDLFRNVLDGSEIRADFFSPIILNVFDPVYGTVPRPDREDTPISLLQDIREDGLGVYLQDQVTLLDNLKLLLGFRYDTIEQEVTNDPTSFNPTSSESTINEDAFTPRVGVVYQPIEAVSLYGSYSTSFSPNTATTVDGELLDPERGEQFEIGARAELLEGRLVANLAFFDITKENVATTDPDNLGSSVATGEQRSRGIELDVAGEILPGWNIIANYAYTDADITSDNRGNEGNRLRGVPEHNFNLWTTYTLQQGSLEGLGFGLGFNYVSERFGDTANTFTADGYFLTNAAVSYRRDNWRAALNIRNLFDVDYIESAGRTRRVGIGPGEPFTLIGSFAIEF, encoded by the coding sequence ATGGACAAGGGATTGCAAGGTTGGAATCTGGTTGCAATAGCAACTGTAATCAGTGGGCAAGCCTTCGGTATTGAAGCTGTGCAGGCAGGGGAGCTGGTGACTGACCCGCAAATTGAACCGGGCACCGGCACTAGAGCACCGGCAATAGAGCACGGCGAGACCCCAATTCCCCAACCCATCTACCCATCTACCCAACCCGCCACCACCGTCACCGAATGGATGGCTCAAATCGAAGCGTCGCTGGTGCAAATCACAAACGTGCGGCTTGAAGATACCGAGGCCGGCTTGCAAGTAATCTTGGAAACGGCTGACGGTGAGCTAGTCACGCCCACCACGACAGTATCGGGCAATGCCTTAATTGCCGAGATTCCCAATGCTGTGCTGACACTGCCAGACGGCGAGGAATTTCAGCAGTTTGAACCGGCGGGCGGTATTGCCTTAGTGCAGGTCACGGAGTTGCCCAATAACCGGGTACAGGTCGTCATTACCGGGACAGAGGCAGCCCCAACTGCGGCGATCAGTACAACGGCAGCCGGGTTGACGCTGGGCCTGACGCCAGGCGTTGCCCAGACAGGGACAGCCGATGAGCCGTTGAGAGTTGTGGTAACCGGTGAAGAAGGGAGTCGCTATTTTGAGCCCAACACGGCAACCGCGACCCGCACCGATACCCCCCTGCGCGATATTCCCCAGTCGATTCAGGTGGTTCCTCGAGAAGTGCTGGAAGATCAACAGGTGATTACCCTGGGGGATGCCCTGCGAAATGTCAGTGGTGTAGTCAGAAGAGAACAAATCTTTACGGGTGAACTATTCGTCGTTCGTGGGTTTACTGGTGCCACAACTCTGCGGGATGGATTTCGACTAAATGATGGTGGAAGAGAAGGTTTTTTAGAGCTCTCTAACCTTGAGACCATTGAAGTTCTGAAAGGCCCTGCTTCAATCCTGACAGGCTCCGTACAGCCAGGGGGGGTCATTAACCTAGTCAGCAAACAACCCCTGAGTGAACCGTTCTATGATTTAGAGCTCCGGGCTGGTAATCGTGGACTTATCTCGCCCAGGATCGACCTGTCAGGGCCTCTGACCGCCGATGGTCGCTTGCGCTATCGCTTAAATGCCCTCGTCCGGAGGGAAGAGAGTTTTCGCGGGTATGATACGGATATTGAGCGACGTTTTGTGGCTCCAACGGTGAGTTGGCAAATTGGAGACCGCACCGATCTAACCGTTTATCTCGAATATCTTGACGCTGAACGTCCTGGGGATTTAGGTCTGATTGCTCTGGGGGATGAAGTCGCGGATGTTCCCAATGATTTAGTGGTCGGTGAGCTTGATGATATTGCTCGAGAAGAAACCCTGCGAGTTGCCTACCAATTTGAGCACCGTTTTAGCGACCGCTGGACGTTACGGAACGGCTTTAGTTTTTTCAGAAGTGATGCATCTGCTGTGAATACTTCAGCTATTTCTGTGCTGGATGAAACCACAGGAGATGTTAGTTTAATTTCAACTTTTGATAGTGGCATTCAGAGGACGTTTGATTTACAGACGAATGTTGTGGGCGAATTCAACACGGGTCCCATTGAGCATAAAGTATTGCTTGGGGTTGACCTCTTTCGGAATGTCTTAGACGGTAGTGAGATTCGAGCTGATTTTTTCTCACCGATTATCTTGAATGTCTTCGATCCAGTCTACGGCACGGTTCCTCGTCCCGATAGAGAGGATACTCCCATTTCGCTCCTTCAAGACATCCGCGAAGATGGGCTTGGCGTTTATCTTCAGGACCAGGTAACCTTGCTGGATAATCTCAAGCTTCTCCTCGGTTTTCGCTATGACACTATTGAGCAAGAAGTTACTAACGACCCGACCTCTTTCAACCCAACCAGTTCTGAATCCACCATCAATGAAGATGCCTTCACGCCACGGGTAGGGGTGGTCTATCAGCCCATCGAAGCAGTTTCCCTTTATGGCAGTTACAGCACATCGTTTAGTCCAAATACTGCAACGACAGTGGACGGTGAACTCCTTGATCCTGAACGGGGCGAACAATTTGAAATTGGGGCTAGGGCTGAACTATTGGAAGGCAGACTAGTGGCCAACTTAGCCTTTTTTGACATTACTAAAGAGAATGTTGCCACCACTGATCCAGACAACTTGGGCTCTTCTGTGGCCACTGGAGAGCAGCGCAGCCGCGGCATTGAATTAGATGTAGCAGGAGAAATTCTGCCAGGGTGGAACATTATCGCCAACTATGCCTATACGGATGCTGACATCACATCAGACAATCGTGGGAATGAAGGAAATCGGCTAAGAGGCGTGCCTGAGCACAACTTTAACCTGTGGACCACCTACACCCTCCAGCAGGGTTCCTTAGAGGGGCTGGGCTTTGGGTTAGGCTTTAACTATGTCAGTGAGCGCTTTGGCGATACGGCTAATACGTTTACTGCAGACGGCTATTTCCTCACCAATGCCGCTGTGTCCTACCGCCGTGATAATTGGCGGGCGGCGCTCAATATCCGCAACCTGTTTGATGTTGACTACATTGAGTCTGCAGGCAGAACCCGAAGAGTTGGCATTGGTCCTGGTGAGCCTTTTACCCTGATTGGCTCCTTCGCCATTGAATTTTGA
- a CDS encoding helix-turn-helix transcriptional regulator, translated as MKTPLVLNRSDDCFLPGSPNDSRLFHADDADHIWVCSSHVGQGYRQAIPLQDDLTLAIYDYSLNQESLIDKSGRRNCLEFEFQLAGPDAGYSSFFPYFGLKEFWTKPAQKRYFNIEVWFKQPTLITYFQAFLERLSPQTQGTAERIIQLIYRHHGGGSRSTPMGMLNQIFDCAKELGPHFTLEQILTDALYDGAIALKDSARSPITPAMEQVIGQILSCPYQGATRRTYLENQALKLVGLYLEAIVQQRHDEANLDYIFQAGTILRNQLVNPPTIEALAKQVGTNRFYLYQGFQQVYGTTPFGYLRDCRLWQARRLLMTSDLSIRQVAAAVGYTSRSNFALAFRQQMGLNPKTFQMEAWQAVS; from the coding sequence ATGAAAACGCCGCTGGTCTTGAATCGTTCCGATGATTGTTTTTTACCGGGAAGTCCAAACGATTCACGGCTGTTTCATGCCGATGACGCTGATCATATTTGGGTCTGTTCGTCTCACGTTGGGCAAGGCTATCGTCAAGCCATTCCGCTGCAAGATGATTTGACCCTAGCAATTTATGACTATTCTCTCAACCAGGAGAGCTTAATCGACAAGTCGGGTAGGAGAAATTGCTTGGAATTTGAATTCCAGTTGGCTGGCCCTGACGCTGGGTATAGCTCTTTTTTTCCCTACTTTGGCTTAAAAGAGTTTTGGACTAAACCGGCACAAAAACGGTACTTCAATATTGAAGTTTGGTTTAAACAACCGACCCTCATTACATATTTTCAAGCCTTTCTTGAGCGCCTGTCGCCTCAAACCCAAGGCACTGCTGAGCGCATCATTCAACTCATCTATCGACACCACGGTGGTGGCTCCCGTTCAACCCCGATGGGGATGCTTAACCAAATTTTCGACTGCGCCAAGGAACTTGGCCCTCATTTCACGCTTGAGCAAATTTTGACCGACGCTCTCTACGATGGGGCGATCGCCCTCAAAGACTCCGCTCGCAGCCCGATAACCCCTGCGATGGAGCAGGTGATTGGGCAGATTCTGAGTTGTCCGTACCAGGGGGCGACCCGCCGCACCTATCTTGAGAACCAAGCGCTAAAGCTGGTGGGGCTTTACCTGGAAGCAATCGTGCAGCAACGGCATGATGAAGCCAACCTCGACTATATTTTCCAAGCGGGAACCATTTTGAGAAACCAGCTGGTGAATCCTCCGACGATTGAAGCGCTGGCCAAACAGGTGGGGACAAATCGCTTCTATCTTTACCAGGGCTTTCAACAGGTCTACGGAACTACCCCTTTTGGCTACTTACGCGACTGCCGCCTGTGGCAGGCCCGACGGCTGTTGATGACCTCTGATCTTTCAATTCGTCAAGTGGCCGCTGCCGTAGGCTACACCAGCCGCAGCAACTTTGCCTTAGCGTTTCGCCAACAGATGGGCCTTAACCCCAAAACATTTCAAATGGAAGCTTGGCAAGCTGTCAGTTAA